One Indicator indicator isolate 239-I01 chromosome 30, UM_Iind_1.1, whole genome shotgun sequence genomic window, tcacagaatcagccaggttggaaaagacctttgagatcatcaagtccaacctatcacccaacactatCTAATCAAcaaaaccatggcaccaagtgcctcgtCCAGATCCCCCCCACTCAAATTTGGATCCAATGCCCATGTACTAGGACCAGAGAACTGCTCATGGTAGACCAGTGCAGCTCTCCCTCTGGAagaactcttcccttctcttcaccCTCCTTTGTGCCTGTAGAACAAAGGGTTTCCATCTCACACAGGAGAGACCACAGGGTTCATTGTGGTATGGACTGCTCCTGTTTAGCTGTAGGAGGGTTCAACTGTGCTCATTGGCTCATCTTCAGTGTAGCAGTGTCCTGgcttcacacagcctgctctcagaagcaagtgcccctccctgccccagatGGGCAggaaaacaaccccccaaaaaatccctCTGGGTTCCTGGTTCATGTTCTCAACTCTCTTACTGGTTGGCTGCACAGTCATGGGTAGGGCAGCTGACTTCTCTGTGACTTTGTGTTCAGCTTTGAAATGGGCCTAGACAACCCAAAAGTTTCCTTGCTATACAAACACAGAAATGCACATTCAGTCATAAGGTATTTTTagctttgttgttttaaaaaatcaatACACAGAGAAGCACAATTAGCATTCAAAAAGCTTTCTGTTTAAAAGCTTCACATAAACATGTCCAGTTATCCAAGACAGGGAACCGCTTCTCCACATTATCTCCTGAGCTTCCTGAATGTTGAGTGAAAGCAGAAGCTTTCATTTTCAAGAGAAAGAAACTGCTGACAGCCATCAGATGAAGGACGTGTGGTTAGATTTatcctttccaaaccaaaccaaatttaagtcttccagggaaggagaaaagaatagggtaattgaaaaacaaaccctaagTCTGTGAATTTCCCTTCTTATTCTCCCTAAATTAAAGATGAAGAGATAAATTCCTTATTCTGTATCAAATCAGAATAAAGGATTAGTCAGCATTAATTCCTCACTCTGTATCAAGTCAGGGTAAGGGTTAGTCAGCATGTGTTAAGAACTAATTAATGAAGACAATTAAAAGAGTACTTCATGAATTGCTGTGGTTAAGGACACCCCTTCTGAAGAATTAGGAACAGTtggttttagaaagaaaaaaactggTGTTCATAAGGTATTCTGTGGGTGGTTGTTCCTCTCATTTGCAATATTTTAGGGTTATTGCACTGAATCAATATTCCCATTTAAAGATGCCTTTCTAGGATCTCGTTGTGCTTTGCAAAAATGAACTGATGGTGAAACATCTTTGCAAACATCCTTGGAGAGTCATGGTATTATTTACACTGTGTAGTGAGAAATCTTGGGGCACAAATTGGTGATGAGTTTTGCTCAAGGTCATCTGGAGAGTCAGTGGCAGAATCGAGAGGAAAACTCACACTGAATGATTTTTCAGCCCAAGATGAGGCTGCTTGCTAATATTTGATACTGTGCAAAGACTCATTGCTGTGAGCCAAGCTGAGTAAGAGGAggttttcaggaagaaaaaaatttactaaaATGCAAAGTTCAACCAGACTAATTGACTTACTCATCAAAGTACAGTGCCTTAACCAAGTTGACAGGCAGGCAGTAAAACTTAATTCCCTAATGCCAATGTAGGCcacttgaacaaaaaaaaattaaaaaataccagTATAAATACTGGAAATAGTCAAACCAAATTTTGTGTCAGAGGTATGTTTAAGGCAGTTTCCCTGTATGCTTTCATGGGGAAGTTGcctcaaaccaaacccacttTCTCAAATGGTGGAAAGCTATTAGGCTGCACACTCTGCAGTGCAATCATCATTTAGTCTATCAAAATACTTGGTTTTATTCATTCGGCCCACAGAATTAATAGCACTGTAATTGGTACAGAAGGCTGCCCTtgcctggttttgtttctaCCTCCCTTGATTAAGAAATGCTTTTGCTGAAGCAAATCACCCCTGTAGTTAGGCTGCACTTTCAGTAAGTGAGATGTCCTAATGTTTACTTTCCTAATCTGTTGGATAACCTTTTAGGTGCTAAGACACAATTTATTGCATCAAAACAATCCTCCCATGCTGTGTATTTGTCATAGAGTCTAAGAAATGGTAACACTTACCTGACTTTTTCATAGTTTTGTAGCCATCTTTCCCCTGTGTAGCAGATTTTTGTATTTCagcttttctcttctgcaaagTAGAGCTTGTGAATTTATGGTACCATGAATAATAAACGTGTGGTGATTTGTTATACTTATCAGCTGTAGCCTCCCTGAAGGCAATGCAACATAGTGTCTGTATTCCTTGTTTTCAAGTCAAGAGGTGCTGCCAAAGATTCATGAAGAAAAACTCTACCCATGTGCACTGGTGGGGACTTGGAACACGTGGTACGGAGAGCAAGATCAGGCTGGTAGGAGATAGAAGTACAACAGAATGTAAAACCATACAAGTGAAACGTGTGCTTGGCAGGTTTCTTCTCTTTAAATCATCTCTGTTGACAGTAAAACCTTGAGCAATGTATCCAGTGAGGGTGTGTGTGCATCAGTTATCAATACCTGCATTAACATGTACAGTGCTTGCTTTTTGTCTTGTTGTTTGGCAGTAAAGCATTTAATTGCTGAAATTTGTCCTGTTGTTAATGCACTTGGATGTTTTCTAGGTGGTAGATGAACAGCTGGGGGAAATGCTTGTAAAATGTGGTCCTGTGATATTATGTGGGCACAGATCACAGGGTAAAGGTTTACAAAAACAGAAGTTTATCTTTCACTGGTCAGTGTAAAAGCTTAGGAGGAAAAGATTTCTGTTTGTGTTCACATAAGGATCCTGCTTAACTCTGCAGATTGTAAGTACTGGGACTAGAAATTAGTGAAGAGCTGCTACAGAGGTAACCACAAAAAGTAGTGCAGACAGAAAACCTTAAAAATTTCCTGGGTTCTGGGAAGTTGAAGGAAAGGGAAGCTACACATATGGagtgggttaaaaaaaaatcaaaatgaatgTCAGTGCTTCCTTTTTAAAGAATATACTCATGTACTCATGAATTTGTCCTGCATTCACAACATACTGAAATACCAACACTGAGCAGATGTGAAGAAGTAGCAGTAGATAAACCAAGCAATGCCTGAGAATCAATCCTGAAAGTCAAAGGGAAATTGGGGAATGAAGACAATCAAGATGAGATTTTGTTAGCCAAGGCTCTTTGGTTGCCTGTGTAACACATTAACACAGACTGTCTCTGTAATTGtatccacagcctgcctcaaAGATCTTATTGCCACAGCTCTAGCAGTGTAATAAAGCAGATATTGGGTTTGGACTTGTTCAATACCTGTGCCCATTAATATTAAGTGGATGTATTGAATTTGCCCTGAGGatgaggcagcagaagcaggcacACTAGATGAATTTGCTTTTGCAGTGAAGTGCCTTACATTAggctcatttttttctcttggaaaaggcagaaggctgctctagaggagagaaaataacCTTTGTGACTCTTTGAGGTGAAATATTGTTGCCTTGAGATACTAAGTGCTTGTAAATAAATCTTGTTAGGATTTATTAAAGGGATTTATTATGATTTCTTAGagaatgctttgaaaaaaatcatatgTAGGTACCTGTTCTGAAGCTGGTTTTTTATGGGGAAAATCCTAGCAATTATAATAATTCCAGCATGTTCAGATTATCTTCTGCTTTATTTAATGTAATGCTTACCTCAAAAATAACATTTGCATCATTTTCATATGCTACAGAAAGTGTGTTGCTCTTTGTGCTTGGGTAATTTACTGAACTAAAAAGTCTACCCCTGTGTTGCCCTTAGATGAAATATAAACCACATTTTTGGAGTTAAGTCATCCTCTTAAATTGAATCTCAGTTTCAGCTATAAAGCCATCACATTTTACTAGCACAGCAACAAAAAGTCCTTTCAGAAATGTCCCTGTTACCTTTAGAGCTGGATGCAAAATTTCCCAAGAGAACCCTTGTCAAGAAGCAGATGATTCCATTATCCTTAAAAAGTTCCAATGTGTAGTAGTGCATTCTTTAGGGAGAATCTCTTTTTAATCCtgatttctggtttgtttgtttggtttgggttttttgtataATTCTATAGTATGAAGAGCATTTTTTACTGTGGTATTCCATAAGATTTAACATTGGTCTGTGACATCCCTTAAAaaaagcttccttttttttctgttgcagtcCATCTGTGGAGATATGAGGGAGGTTATCCAGCTCTCAATGAGGTCATGAATAAACTCCGTCAAAATAAGGTAAAATCCATTGGTTTGGTTAGAATTGCTTATTTTactcagaagaaagaagagtcAGTGCAAGAAGCCTGCACATTTGAATACCCACCTTTACTTAAATATTTCATCACTGCCTGTATAAACTTAGAAACCTCTTTGGAAAaggatttcttctccagaaatAATCAAAGTTTAATACCTGAATATTTTATTGAACATTTGCACTTAGTGTTGTGCAAACATGGCACTTACTTTTTAACGTTCCAGGGGAATCTGTAGGGATTGGTgggataggctgcccagggagtttgtggatgcctcctccctaagggtgttcagggccaggctggatgagtccttgagcagctgagtctagttgggaggtgtccctacccatggcgggtaggttggagcagatgatctctaaggtcccttccaacctaagccattctacaattctacaGTTTAAAGGATTTCAGTGtcccaaaaccaaaaatgagagtgatgagactctggaacattTTACCCTGAGAAGTTGTAGAgactccaaccctggaagtgttcaaagccaggttggattaGGCCTTGAGGAAGCTGGTcgagtaggaggtgtccctctttgtggcagggaggttggaactggatgatatttaagatctctttcaacccaaactgttctgtgattctatgattctgtgaaagtagCATTACAAAACCTCTAAGTCCCTGGATGTTACACTGCTGTATGTTGGTGAAACCTAATCCCCAGTTTGACAGTGCCCACGTTGCTGTTTTAGGAGTTCACAGAGTTCCGCAAGGAAAGAGGTAACATGCTTCTGTCCCGCAAGAACCAGTTGTTGTTGGAGTTTAGCTTCTGGAATGAACCTGTTCCCAGAGAGGGGCCTAATATTTATGAACTGAGATCCTATCAACTTAGAGTAAGTttaaattttccctttttttttcttttttttttttctgttaagctCTACGCTGTCGTAAAATGTTCAAAGAGTGTTTGTACAACTTCGATGGAAAGCAGACCTCATCTTAAAAATCTGGTTCTTATCAAAGCTGATGTCTGAGGCATTGTTGCTCTCAAAGTGTGGGGTCCAAAATGAAGGCAAGCTCCAACAAGATGCTAATATCTGCAGGGTTGAAAAgcttgtgttttttgtttgagaGAAGCTTCAGGCAAGTGAGTTAAGAGGCAAGAAATGAAGTAAACAGAGCAATTACGGAGGGTTCTAATACACTTATCACTTGAAGGAAGTGATTTGGTTAATACTTAGTGTTCTCCATACAGAAAATGTAGTGAAAATTGGCCAAGTGTTCTAACTTTCTTTAAACTGCAGTTTTAAcagtctgttttctttttgtagcCTGGAACAATGATTGAGTGGGGAAATTACTGGTAAGTGTTTCTTTAGCACTTGCCTTCTGTTTGAGAGAGGTGTGCTTAAAAATCTTCCAAGTGGAGGTGGCAGAATGGTACCAAAGCATTTCAGTCACCCAGCTAATGGCCTGCTTTGGTGCTCATGCAACTTGTAAGATGGTTCTTTTACCTTTAATTTAGACTTTGAGGACAGAAAGAGGAATTCTGTGTACAGACAACACTGTGGGCTCTGTGGTTTGGCTTTCCTTCACATAACCCTTTTAGTTGGCTGTAACAGAGCAGAAACCATTTATTTTCAGCAGAAAGCACTGCTTAGTGCAGGGTGGTGATTAACTCCTCCAGACCATGTTGATCTTTTACAACTGTCACAAGACCACTAAAAGCTGGCTTACTTCTAGTTTAAATAAGCAATTCTTGGCTCTTTTAATCTTTAAAAAGTCAAGTTGCTCCTTAAGAAGCTATTGAGCAGCACATTTGTATTTTAAGACATAGGTTAAAAGCACCTGAGACAGTCTCCTGTGGAGTATATACTTCTGAGTTTGTCTTATTTAAAAACAGTTTAAGTTTCTTTCAATTTACATTCACTGTCCTTGAAGTTCTGGTTGATAATTAAACAATTTGGAGTGTTTTCAGTTATTTTGACAAAGATGAGGGCTTGGATTTTCATATGTGCTGTTGCCATTGATGGCTTTTATTTAATTATAGTCATCTAAATAAAGTAAGTTGAATTTAGAGTGTTTATGGAGCAGGCACAGTCATAACCAATCTGGTTTAGTAGATGCAGCAGATTTCTAGGTAGGACAAACATTGATCTTATTTACACAACAAGTCATGGAATGCTACACAGGACAGCTGCATAGCAAAGCTGCATGTGAATAAAAAAAGTTGGATTCCACTACCACAAAACCTGTAGTAAATGAGTGTGGCAGAGACAGTAGAACTGCAACTCAAGGATTTACTTTTAGAGCAACCTGCTATAAAAACATCCTGCCACTTTACACTACTCCAGCAGTTACCTACCTGAATCTGACATTGAACAATGATTCATGCACAGCCTAGGAAAACTGTAAGCCTCTCATTTTGACTCATTCTAACTCATAGCTAggtatattttaattatttagagctggaaagcagtgtcttgcagattttctttctgattgAAATTGCTGGAGTGTACTGCAAATGCTGTTTAACAGTTTGGCTTCCTTTCAGATCTTTCCATGATCTATTTCCCTACCCAGACCTGCTGTTGTTCATGGCTGCTTTGCTCTTTCGTAGGGCTCGTGCAATTCGTTTCCGACAGGATAacaatgaggcagttggaggatttTTCTCACAAATTGGACAGCTGTATATGGTTCATCACCTTTGGGGTAAATTTgtgttctctgcttttttctcACTGCAACAGCCCCTAATTGATTGTTGGCTTTGCTCAGGAGATAattttttcacaaaaggcaaAGGAATGTCTTAAAATGGCTTTTTAGTTTTACATCAACAGTGATGGTTTTCCTCATTTTTGTGTAGGTTCTTCAAACAAGCAAGCAGAACACTTcatgttttgttctctttccaTCAACAGTTTCTCTTGGCCCTTTCTTATTATGGACTGCTTGTTTGCTTCCAATATCATAAACATGCCAAGCCCACATCCTTCCATCTCTTTTCTCCATCCCCATTCATGCCCAAGTCAGGTTTTACAGTTTAGTTTCAAGCAGCACATGCACCACATCTGCAAAAAGGAAACTCATGCATTTGTTTACATTACTACAGTGAAGTGTTTTGGCTTCCTCTCTAGGTTAGTCTTCATAGATGCTTAGCTGCTTTTCATGTTAGGATTGTTTCAACTTGAAGAAACTCATTGTCTAATACTCAGTTTAGAAAACATGCAATTTTATCTTCACATCTCAACAATTCAGAATATTCTATTCCAATATTAGAAATCTGACACCACTCAGACATTGCTGTTCTCTGTTGCATTATTTGTCTTACCTGTGTCTAAGACATTCTCTTccccatttccttccttttgcatTGGTTTGGgagcttttcctttttgtggagaagaacttctgatttttttgttctttcccagTGTTGGCAGCCTCCTGATTATGCACTAGAAGTGCATTCatgtggagaaggagaagaagttccttctaaggtttgtgtttgttgttttctctcGCCAGCTTACAAAGATCTCCAGACCAGAGAAGATATAAGGAATGCTGCCTGGAATAAACCTGGCTGGGATGAACTAGTCTATTACACAGGTAACCTATTAACTTCATTGGAATGCTGGAGGCAAACATTTGTGCAGGTCATCATTTTTGTTCTTGAATGTATTCCACATGATAAGTTCTGTAACTCTGctgtgtctgtctctctgtctgtccatTTTTCTActggaagggaaaggagggagatttCCCTGAGCTGTAAAGTGAATTTTGCAGTTGATTATACAAACTAGGAAAAGTTTCCTAATTGGTAAATAATTGCTACATTAGTAGTAAATTTTTATacaagcacctctcctgttggAGAACAGATTTGTGTAAATGTTTAAGTTTGCATGTAGAAATGTAGGGAGTCAGTAGTGGCATTTATCTGTATATTAAATCATTACCTCTAACAGTTCATGGAGTACAGAAGCCTTGTTAAATGTGTTCCTTTGAAAAGGGAATTTAGACTTT contains:
- the NIPSNAP2 gene encoding protein NipSnap homolog 2, encoding MAARVLLRGSLAGASAVPRLPPGSGLALRGLVSSASRPREDSWLKSLFVRKVDPRKDAHSNLLAKRETSSLYKLQIHNVKPECLDAYNKLCQEVLPKIHEEKLYPCALVGTWNTWYGEQDQAVHLWRYEGGYPALNEVMNKLRQNKEFTEFRKERGNMLLSRKNQLLLEFSFWNEPVPREGPNIYELRSYQLRPGTMIEWGNYWARAIRFRQDNNEAVGGFFSQIGQLYMVHHLWAYKDLQTREDIRNAAWNKPGWDELVYYTVPLIQEMESRIMIPLKISPLQ